A window from Intestinimonas massiliensis (ex Afouda et al. 2020) encodes these proteins:
- the rplE gene encoding 50S ribosomal protein L5, whose product MPNLKKKYQDEVAPALMQKFGYKSPMQIPRLDKIVVNCGCGEARDNSKVLEAVVSDLTTITGQKAIITKAKKSVANFKLREGMNIGAKVTLRGDRMWEFLDRLFNVALPRVRDFRGINPNAFDGRGNYAMGIKEQLIFPEIEYDKIDKIRGMDIVITTTARTDEEAKELLTLVGAPFATK is encoded by the coding sequence ATGCCCAACCTGAAGAAAAAGTATCAGGATGAAGTCGCTCCTGCTCTGATGCAGAAGTTCGGCTACAAGAGCCCCATGCAGATCCCCCGCCTGGACAAGATCGTGGTCAACTGCGGCTGCGGCGAGGCCCGGGACAACTCCAAGGTGCTGGAGGCCGTCGTCAGCGACCTGACCACCATCACCGGCCAGAAGGCCATCATTACCAAGGCCAAGAAGTCCGTTGCCAACTTCAAGCTCCGCGAGGGCATGAACATCGGCGCGAAGGTCACCCTCCGCGGCGACCGCATGTGGGAGTTCCTGGACCGCCTGTTCAATGTGGCCCTGCCCCGTGTCCGCGATTTCCGCGGCATCAACCCCAACGCCTTTGACGGCCGCGGCAACTACGCCATGGGCATCAAGGAACAGCTCATCTTCCCCGAGATCGAATACGACAAGATCGACAAGATCCGGGGCATGGACATCGTGATCACCACCACTGCCCGGACCGACGAAGAGGCCAAGGAGCTGCTGACCCTGGTCGGCGCGCCCTTCGCCACGAAGTAA
- the rplX gene encoding 50S ribosomal protein L24 — protein MKNMSIRKDDTVIVLSGKDKGKKGKVLTVMPKDGKVIVEKVNVISRHQKPRKQGEEGGIIKREAPIYACKVMRVCPKCDKPTRPAHKTLADGKKVRVCKKCGAEI, from the coding sequence ATGAAGAATATGAGCATTCGTAAGGATGACACCGTGATCGTCCTGTCCGGCAAGGACAAGGGCAAGAAGGGCAAGGTCCTGACGGTCATGCCCAAGGACGGCAAGGTCATCGTGGAGAAGGTCAACGTCATCTCCCGCCACCAGAAGCCCCGCAAGCAGGGCGAAGAGGGCGGCATCATCAAGCGCGAGGCCCCCATCTACGCCTGCAAGGTCATGCGGGTGTGTCCCAAGTGCGACAAGCCCACCCGGCCCGCCCACAAGACTCTGGCCGACGGCAAGAAGGTCCGCGTCTGCAAGAAGTGCGGCGCTGAAATCTGA
- the rplN gene encoding 50S ribosomal protein L14: MIQQESYLKVADNTGAKEIKTIRVLGGSKRKFGNIGDVVVASVRKAQPGGTVKKGEVVKAVIVRSARGVRRADGSYVRFDDNAAVLIKDDKNPRGTRIFGPVARELRDKDYMKILSLAPEVL, translated from the coding sequence ATGATTCAGCAGGAGTCCTACCTGAAGGTGGCCGATAATACCGGCGCCAAAGAGATTAAGACCATCCGGGTACTGGGTGGTTCCAAGCGTAAGTTCGGCAACATCGGCGACGTGGTCGTGGCTTCCGTCCGCAAGGCCCAGCCCGGCGGCACCGTGAAGAAGGGCGAGGTCGTCAAGGCCGTCATCGTCCGCTCCGCCCGCGGCGTCCGCCGCGCCGACGGCAGCTATGTCCGCTTCGACGACAACGCCGCCGTGCTCATCAAGGACGACAAGAACCCCAGAGGGACCCGTATCTTTGGGCCCGTGGCCCGCGAGCTGCGCGACAAGGATTACATGAAGATCCTGTCCCTGGCTCCCGAAGTGCTGTAA
- the rpsQ gene encoding 30S ribosomal protein S17 — protein MENRTSSRKTRVGLVVSDKMDKTVVVAIADRVAHPLYKKIVKSTYKLKAHDENNECGIGDRVRVMETRPLSKDKRWRVVEIIEKAK, from the coding sequence ATGGAAAACAGAACTTCTTCCCGCAAGACCAGAGTCGGCCTGGTTGTCTCGGACAAGATGGATAAGACCGTGGTGGTGGCCATCGCCGACCGTGTGGCCCACCCCCTGTATAAAAAGATCGTCAAGAGCACCTACAAGCTGAAGGCCCATGACGAGAACAACGAGTGTGGCATCGGCGACCGCGTGCGGGTCATGGAGACCCGCCCCCTGTCCAAGGACAAGCGGTGGCGCGTCGTCGAGATCATCGAAAAAGCGAAGTAA
- the rpmC gene encoding 50S ribosomal protein L29 encodes MKATEVRKMSAAELDSKLVELKKDLFQLRLQHATNQLDNPVRIAEVKKDIARVKTMIREQQLAGR; translated from the coding sequence ATGAAGGCAACTGAGGTACGCAAGATGTCCGCCGCCGAGCTGGACAGCAAGCTGGTGGAACTGAAGAAGGACCTGTTCCAGCTCCGGCTCCAGCACGCCACCAATCAGCTCGACAACCCCGTCCGCATTGCGGAGGTCAAGAAAGACATTGCCCGAGTCAAAACCATGATCCGTGAGCAGCAGCTCGCAGGCCGATAA
- the rplP gene encoding 50S ribosomal protein L16, with protein sequence MLLPKRVKYRRVHRGRMKGKATRGNTVTYGEFGLQATEPAWITSNQIEAARIAMTRYTKRGGKVWIKIFPDKPVTEKPAETRMGSGKGSPEYWVAVVKPGRVMFEIAGVSEEIAREALRLASHKLPVKCKIVAKETAETENGGE encoded by the coding sequence ATGCTGCTGCCTAAGAGAGTCAAATACCGCCGCGTCCACCGCGGCCGCATGAAGGGTAAGGCCACCCGCGGTAACACCGTTACCTATGGTGAGTTTGGCCTGCAGGCCACCGAGCCCGCCTGGATCACCTCCAACCAGATCGAGGCCGCCCGTATCGCCATGACCCGCTACACCAAGCGTGGCGGTAAGGTCTGGATCAAGATCTTTCCTGACAAGCCGGTGACCGAGAAGCCTGCCGAGACCCGCATGGGTTCCGGTAAGGGCTCCCCCGAGTATTGGGTGGCTGTGGTCAAGCCCGGCCGCGTCATGTTCGAGATTGCGGGCGTCTCTGAAGAGATCGCCCGTGAGGCCCTGCGTCTCGCTTCCCACAAGCTGCCCGTCAAGTGCAAGATCGTGGCGAAAGAGACCGCCGAGACCGAGAATGGTGGTGAATAA
- the rpsC gene encoding 30S ribosomal protein S3 — MGQKVNPHGLRVGVIKDWDSRWYARNEKVGDLLVEDNKIRSYLKKTLYSAGIPKIEIERDSAKVRIYLHCARPGVVIGKGGTEIERIRLQVEKMIGKSVALNIVEVKSPDMNAQLVAENIAQQLEKRIGFRRAMKNAMGRAMRMGARGIKTQVSGRLGGAEIARTEHYHDGTIPLQTLRADIDYGFAEAATTYGRIGVKVWIYKGEILSQALRTTPRTLDTKNFKERPDRPRRRDGDRKFGDRKPGFGGQRQGGFGGQRPQGGFGGQRPAGQGFRPNNNRPAAPRPAAPATPKEGGAN, encoded by the coding sequence ATGGGACAGAAAGTCAATCCCCACGGCCTGCGCGTGGGCGTTATCAAGGATTGGGACTCCCGCTGGTATGCCCGCAATGAAAAAGTGGGCGACCTGCTGGTCGAGGACAACAAGATCCGCAGCTACCTGAAGAAGACCCTGTATTCCGCCGGCATCCCGAAGATCGAGATCGAGCGGGACAGCGCCAAGGTGCGCATCTATCTGCACTGTGCCCGTCCCGGCGTGGTCATCGGCAAGGGCGGCACCGAGATCGAGCGCATCCGCCTGCAGGTGGAGAAGATGATCGGCAAGAGCGTGGCCCTCAACATCGTGGAGGTCAAGAGCCCGGATATGAACGCCCAGCTCGTGGCCGAGAACATCGCCCAGCAACTGGAAAAGCGCATCGGCTTCCGCCGGGCCATGAAGAACGCCATGGGCCGCGCCATGCGCATGGGCGCCCGCGGCATCAAGACCCAGGTGTCCGGCCGTCTGGGCGGCGCCGAGATTGCCCGCACCGAGCACTATCACGACGGCACCATCCCCCTGCAGACCCTCCGCGCCGACATCGACTACGGCTTTGCCGAGGCTGCCACCACTTACGGCCGCATCGGCGTGAAGGTGTGGATCTACAAGGGCGAGATCCTCTCCCAGGCCCTGCGGACCACCCCCCGCACCTTGGACACCAAGAACTTTAAGGAGCGTCCCGACCGTCCCCGCCGCCGCGATGGCGACCGGAAGTTCGGCGACCGGAAGCCCGGCTTCGGCGGTCAGCGCCAGGGCGGCTTCGGCGGCCAGCGTCCCCAGGGCGGTTTCGGTGGCCAGCGTCCAGCCGGCCAGGGCTTCCGCCCCAACAACAACCGGCCGGCGGCCCCCCGTCCCGCCGCTCCCGCCACTCCTAAGGAAGGAGGCGCCAACTAA
- the rplV gene encoding 50S ribosomal protein L22 gives MEAKAHLNYVRISPRKVGIVCDLIRGKSVAQATAILMNTPKAASEPLLKLLKSAAANAENNHGMDPEKLYVSETFANPGPIIKRIMPRAQGRAYRINKRTSHVTIVVAER, from the coding sequence ATGGAAGCCAAAGCACATCTGAATTATGTCCGCATCTCTCCCCGCAAGGTCGGCATCGTGTGCGACCTCATCCGTGGGAAGAGCGTGGCTCAGGCCACCGCGATCCTGATGAACACCCCCAAGGCCGCCTCCGAGCCTCTGCTCAAGCTCCTCAAGAGCGCCGCGGCCAATGCCGAGAACAACCACGGCATGGACCCCGAGAAGCTCTATGTGTCCGAGACCTTCGCCAACCCCGGCCCCATCATCAAGCGCATCATGCCCCGGGCTCAGGGCCGCGCCTATCGGATCAACAAGAGAACATCCCACGTCACCATCGTGGTGGCAGAACGCTAA
- the rpsS gene encoding 30S ribosomal protein S19, producing MSRSIKKGPFCAPELLKRVDEMNKNGEKKVLKTWSRASTIFPSFVGHTFAVHDGRKHVPVYVTEDMVGHKLGEFAPTRTFRGHAGAKSGK from the coding sequence ATGTCTAGAAGCATCAAGAAAGGCCCGTTTTGCGCCCCCGAGCTGCTCAAGCGGGTCGATGAAATGAACAAGAACGGCGAGAAGAAGGTCCTCAAGACCTGGAGCCGTGCCTCCACCATTTTCCCCTCCTTCGTCGGCCACACCTTCGCCGTCCACGACGGCCGCAAGCATGTGCCCGTCTACGTCACCGAGGATATGGTGGGCCATAAGCTGGGCGAGTTCGCCCCCACCCGCACCTTCCGCGGCCATGCGGGCGCCAAGTCCGGTAAGTAA
- the rplB gene encoding 50S ribosomal protein L2: MAIKTFKPTTPSRRHMTVSAFEGIDKKAKPERSLTENLKKNAGRNSYGRITVRHRGGGNKKKYRIIDFKRDKEGKATVINLQYDPNRSANIALIEYEDGERRYILAPVGLKAGHIIMTGPDADILPGNCLPIANIPVGEMIHCIELYPGKGAQLVRAAGVAGQLMAKENGMAQVRLPSGEVRYVREECKATIGQVGNTDHGNVQIGKAGRKRHMGWRPTVRGSVMNPNDHPHGGGEGKSPVGRPGPVTPWGKPALGYKTRKTKSRTEKFIVKHRNSK, translated from the coding sequence ATGGCTATTAAGACTTTTAAGCCCACGACGCCCTCCCGCCGCCACATGACGGTGAGCGCCTTCGAGGGCATTGACAAGAAGGCGAAACCCGAGCGCAGCCTGACCGAGAACCTGAAAAAGAATGCCGGCCGCAACAGCTATGGCCGCATCACCGTCCGCCACCGCGGCGGCGGAAACAAGAAGAAGTACCGCATCATCGACTTCAAGCGGGACAAGGAGGGGAAGGCCACCGTCATCAACCTCCAGTACGATCCCAACCGCTCCGCCAACATCGCTCTCATCGAGTACGAGGACGGCGAGCGCCGCTATATCCTGGCTCCTGTGGGGCTGAAGGCCGGCCACATCATCATGACCGGCCCCGACGCCGACATCCTGCCCGGCAACTGCCTGCCCATCGCCAACATCCCCGTGGGCGAAATGATCCACTGCATCGAGCTCTACCCCGGCAAGGGGGCTCAGCTCGTCCGGGCTGCCGGCGTGGCCGGCCAGCTCATGGCCAAGGAGAACGGCATGGCTCAGGTCCGTCTGCCTTCCGGCGAGGTCCGCTATGTCCGCGAGGAGTGCAAGGCCACCATCGGCCAGGTGGGCAACACCGACCACGGCAACGTCCAGATCGGCAAGGCCGGCCGCAAGCGCCACATGGGCTGGCGGCCCACCGTCCGCGGCTCCGTCATGAACCCCAACGACCACCCCCACGGCGGCGGCGAGGGCAAGAGCCCGGTCGGCCGTCCCGGCCCGGTCACTCCCTGGGGCAAGCCGGCCCTGGGCTACAAGACCCGCAAGACGAAGAGCCGTACCGAGAAGTTCATCGTCAAGCATCGCAACAGCAAGTAA
- the rplW gene encoding 50S ribosomal protein L23, with product MAATAYDIIKRPIITEKSMAQGDIKRYTFEVAKDANKIEIAKAVEEIFGVKVAKVNTLNMQGKEKRTGRYPAGRRPSWKKAMVTLTEDSKTIEFFEGMV from the coding sequence ATGGCCGCTACTGCTTACGATATCATCAAGCGCCCCATCATCACCGAGAAGTCCATGGCGCAGGGCGACATCAAGCGCTACACCTTTGAGGTGGCCAAGGACGCCAACAAGATCGAGATCGCCAAGGCGGTCGAAGAGATCTTCGGCGTGAAGGTCGCCAAGGTGAACACCCTGAACATGCAGGGCAAGGAGAAGCGCACCGGCCGTTACCCCGCCGGCCGCCGTCCCTCCTGGAAGAAGGCCATGGTCACCCTGACCGAGGATTCCAAGACCATCGAGTTCTTCGAAGGCATGGTGTAA
- the rplD gene encoding 50S ribosomal protein L4, whose protein sequence is MPKANVYNMAGKQVGEIDLSDAIFGIEPNESVVHDVVKNHLSNCRQGTQSALTRAEVSGGGKKPYRQKGTGRARQGSTRAPQWTHGGIVFAPKPRSYRYTLNKKVKRLALKSVLSAKAAEGNVLVVDDMTLPEVKTKNVAAFLSAVGASKALMVTNEVNENVVKSARNIPGVETSPARLINVYDILKAKQLIVDKAALAVIEEVFQ, encoded by the coding sequence ATGCCTAAAGCAAACGTATACAACATGGCCGGCAAGCAGGTCGGCGAGATCGACCTCTCCGACGCCATTTTCGGCATCGAGCCCAATGAGAGCGTCGTCCACGACGTGGTGAAGAACCACCTGTCTAACTGCCGGCAGGGCACCCAGTCCGCCCTCACCCGCGCCGAGGTCTCCGGCGGCGGCAAGAAGCCTTACCGCCAGAAGGGCACCGGCCGCGCCCGTCAGGGCTCCACCCGGGCCCCCCAGTGGACCCACGGTGGTATCGTGTTCGCCCCCAAGCCCCGCTCTTACCGCTACACCCTCAACAAGAAGGTGAAGCGCCTGGCGTTGAAGTCCGTCCTCTCCGCCAAGGCTGCCGAGGGCAACGTGCTGGTGGTGGACGACATGACCCTGCCTGAGGTCAAGACCAAGAACGTCGCCGCTTTCCTGAGCGCGGTGGGCGCCTCCAAGGCCCTCATGGTGACCAACGAGGTCAACGAGAACGTGGTCAAGTCCGCCCGGAACATCCCCGGCGTGGAGACCAGCCCCGCTCGGCTCATCAACGTGTATGACATCCTGAAGGCTAAGCAGCTCATCGTGGACAAGGCTGCCCTGGCCGTCATCGAGGAGGTGTTCCAGTAA
- the rplC gene encoding 50S ribosomal protein L3: MEKAIIGKKVGMTQIFDEAGHVIPVTVIEAGPCTVVQKKTAEKDGYEAVQLGYEDVAEKKLTKPELGHLKKAGVSAKKVLKEFQLKNAADLNVGDEVKVDTFAEGDHVDVTGISKGKGYAGVVKRHGAHRLKESHGTGPVHRHAGSMGSGTDPSRIFKGKIGAGHMGAEQVTVMNLDVVKVDSELGIIAVRGAIPGPKGGLVFVRNTAKTIIEKKGAAGISANPQKASGRNPQKASARK; the protein is encoded by the coding sequence ATGGAAAAGGCCATCATCGGCAAGAAGGTCGGCATGACGCAGATCTTCGACGAGGCCGGCCACGTGATCCCGGTCACCGTCATCGAGGCGGGCCCCTGCACCGTGGTGCAGAAGAAGACCGCGGAGAAAGACGGCTACGAAGCCGTGCAGCTCGGTTACGAGGACGTGGCGGAGAAGAAGCTCACCAAGCCTGAACTGGGCCATCTGAAGAAGGCGGGCGTGTCCGCCAAGAAGGTCCTCAAGGAGTTCCAGCTCAAGAACGCCGCCGACCTGAACGTGGGCGACGAGGTGAAGGTGGACACCTTTGCAGAGGGCGACCATGTGGACGTCACCGGCATCAGCAAGGGTAAGGGCTACGCCGGCGTGGTGAAGCGCCACGGCGCCCACCGCCTGAAGGAGTCCCACGGTACCGGCCCCGTCCACCGTCACGCGGGCTCCATGGGCTCCGGCACCGACCCCAGCCGGATCTTCAAAGGCAAGATCGGCGCCGGCCACATGGGCGCCGAGCAGGTCACCGTCATGAACCTGGACGTGGTGAAGGTGGACAGCGAGCTGGGCATCATCGCCGTGCGCGGCGCCATCCCCGGGCCCAAGGGCGGCCTGGTGTTCGTGCGCAACACCGCCAAGACCATCATCGAGAAGAAGGGCGCCGCCGGCATCAGCGCCAACCCGCAGAAGGCATCCGGACGGAATCCCCAGAAGGCTTCGGCCCGAAAGTAA
- the rpsJ gene encoding 30S ribosomal protein S10: MAAHKEMIRIRLKAYDHQLIDQSAEKIVETAKRTGATVSGPVPLPTKKEVVTILRAVHKYKDSREQFERRTHKRLIDVIKPSPKTVEALMALELPAGVEIEIKL; encoded by the coding sequence ATGGCAGCTCACAAGGAAATGATCCGCATCCGTCTCAAGGCCTACGATCATCAGCTCATCGACCAGTCCGCCGAGAAGATCGTGGAGACCGCCAAGCGCACCGGCGCCACCGTGTCCGGCCCCGTGCCCCTGCCCACCAAGAAGGAAGTCGTCACCATCCTGCGCGCCGTACACAAGTATAAGGACTCCCGTGAGCAGTTCGAGCGCCGCACGCACAAGCGCCTCATCGACGTCATCAAGCCCTCCCCCAAGACCGTGGAGGCCCTGATGGCCCTGGAGCTCCCCGCCGGCGTCGAGATCGAGATCAAGCTGTAA